A genomic stretch from Oreochromis niloticus isolate F11D_XX linkage group LG11, O_niloticus_UMD_NMBU, whole genome shotgun sequence includes:
- the si:ch211-261d7.6 gene encoding zinc finger protein 91 isoform X1: MEGSASSTSVEDGAENKRHADEGTLEENAGPSTEETADRSGVFCCQHCGEGFREEAAFLKHLREHPQESMCLDKHMDELHDAEKDNEAIHFCSLCSTSFIDLSEYHLHMEKNHDQISQKETGIRINAGLAKQHTYECQDCGKSYGVIGHFLNHQRSHRQPSKSVFHDLQHLKKKSFQCESCGRNYSRASALDAHRRCHEEKLIKPRNRSSGDAIPAGESLAETKTGESQTEDYSEKVFTCSCGKAFSALMRLKTHQRFSRNSQCSPEEMKQKPKKNCNEFYCSECKKGFSGHIALFNHQRWHANHADNSAKRFPCEECGKVFMTLTFYYRHQRTAHSDETPAKSFHHQLCQLQKKAFECKDCGLKFSRSSALHSHQLHHTDVFRETEKEAQMCSSLPQDQMAESGRAEIDLETSTEGKVQLDSLPPTNMTEELYVVEIDEDMESYEPGDFNVQVISASESEDEPPQDLNPDLELVCESDQEGRDDGDIVSKPEMDLKIVQIDFDQADEPIALIAREAENKSAEDRFDCPECYRWFSSSSSLRVHRMWHGVHKRRQQAQGQSPPLYACDSCGHEASSFEAHCHHIQTHGGQKPSSDAFQEEEGFEKNNLTCSECGKVFSRLSALVSHQLHHPKRKQFQCPDCTMSYLHAASLFNHMKTCSAQKKENISVSKKEYNPKKTLLGPKIYHCEQCGKGFWSLGAFSHHKQNPTECADLRLRKGVPGSSVNGHQRSSMKVACPVCGRKFRHRGIMTLHMRKHENGNHKCELCNRSFRLFSSLLRHQVVHNDQLLPPPIKSFQHQVEQLKKNTYSCPDCGKLFSRAKALQFHMKSHGYESGHSPSSSWSRVTLEDLQCTTCLAHFNSKVSLRAHQKLCIKRDNQVVANTENDDALRLCEGSMDASTRESSDQSKVHTPLKSEMDGMEPEMENDTGEGELANPPASNMKYKCKKCDRSFSVVGALNFHKRIHAEGYRSLPKSKLAISTILKKPKQEEQGKGLFHCSECGRRFMSNSALGSHKRWHKEKKSSRPLLKDDDLKSLNHKTVDGTFQCKNCGKQFFNHRVLQRHQMFNPPCQSKAVPEPDLSSSEPGKAFVQDSLLAKNSKTLETVAHQGNEAFDQAPEQVKRNCSESEAILLALKPKPHQCPLCSMTFTKARGLRAHKWQAHAKSTKGKRKAALSIKKEPVASSSEMRQTEDSSAVENTSVMLKSSTVDREGMKITLDSPVKLCQDSREWGISEGAPNFKRVYLDVKQESKLDNQTPKAAAEVPPQVSCVLENTAKCFFKCDKCGKAFQTEEQLEAHKAKAQSRPYSCALCCQGFWTENQLHQHLAWHDEVRCRLPNEVRYRLSAAMTSKPLKPNSPAADNRGKFFPSSKVIRPTLNSAGQSQSSHKCQHCGKAFLSPTALQKHKTEQCSSSDSYHCSVCPRTFREIQDLIEHHQECISDYKRQSDAPAAVSAGDSNGLTCLECGTTFCQETDLHQHYIEHTHRVN; encoded by the exons ATGGAGGGATCTGCTTCCTCGACCAGCGTAGAGGACGGAGCTGAAAACAAACGCCACGCTGACGAAGGGACACTTGAAGAGAACGCCGGTCCATCGACTGAAGAAACCGCTGACA GGAGTGGGGTTTTCTGCTGTCAGCATTGTGGAGAAGGCTTCAGAGAGGAGGCAGCCTTCTTGAAGCATCTGCGTGAGCATCCACAAGAAAGCATGTGTTTGGACAAGCACATGGATGAGCTACATGATGCAGAAAAGGACAATGAAGCGATTCActtttgttctttatgttcaaCCTCATTTATTGACCTGAGTGAATACCACTTGCATATGGAGAAGAACCACGATCAGATCTCTCAAAAGGAGACTGGTATCCGGATTAATGCTGGCTTAGCAAAACAACACACTTATGAATGTCAGGACTGTGGGAAATCTTATGGTGTGATTGGACACTTTCTCAACCATCAGCGCTCACACAGACAACCCTCCAAATCAGTTTTTCATGACCTTCAGCATTTGAAAAAGAAGTCCTTTCAGTGCGAGTCTTGTGGGAGAAATTATTCTCGTGCTTCAGCTCTTGATGCCCATCGTCGTTGTCATGAGGAAAAGTTGATTAAGCCCAGAAACAGGAGTTCAGGAGATGCAATTCCAGCTGGGGAGTCATtagcagaaacaaagacaggTGAAAGTCAAACAGAGGATTATTCTGAAAAGGTATTTACATGCTCATGTGGGAAAGCTTTTTCTGCCCTGATGCGACTTAAGACTCATCAGAGATTTAGCCGCAACAGTCAGTGTTCTCCTGAAGAAATGAAACAAAAGCCAAAGAAGAACTGCAACGAGTTTTACTGCAGCGAGTGTAAAAAGGGTTTCAGTGGCCATATTGCTCTCTTTAACCATCAGCGATGGCATGCCAATCATGCTGATAATTCTGCAAAAAGGTTCCCATGTGAGGAATGTGGAAAAGTGTTTATGACTCTTACGTTCTACTACAGGCATCAGCGCACTGCGCACAGTGACGAGACCCCAGCAAAGTCATTTCACCATCAGCTGTGCCAGCTACAGAAGAAGGCATTTGAATGTAAAGATTGCGGGCTAAAGTTCTCCAGGTCTTCAGCACTTCATTCTCATCAGCTTCATCACACAGATGTTTTTAGAGAAACTGAGAAGGAGGCCCAGATGTGTTCCTCTCTACCTCAAGACCAAATGGCAGAAAGCGGAAGAGCAGAGATTGACTTGGAAACGTCTACAGAAGGAAAAGTGCAGCTGGACAGTTTGCCTCCGACCAACATGACTGAAGAGTTGTACGTAGTTGAGATTGATGAAGACATGGAAAGTTATGAACCCGGTGACTTTAACGTACAGGTTATCAGTGCAAGTGAGTCTGAGGATGAGCCACCCCAAGATCTGAATCCTGACCTGGAGCTGGTGTGTGAATCCGATCAGGAGGGAAGAGATGACGGTGATATTGTTTCCAAACCAGAAATGGACTTGAAAATTGTACAAATTGACTTTGACCAGGCTGACGAGCCGATTGCACTGATAGCGAGGGAAGCTGAGAATAAATCAGCAGAAGACAGGTTTGATTGTCCAGAGTGTTATCGCTGGTTTTCTAGTTCTTCATCGCTGCGTGTTCACAGAATGTGGCATGGCGTTCATAAGAGAAGACAGCAGGCACAAGGTCAGTCACCACCTCTTTACGCATGTGACTCTTGTGGTCATGAAGCAAGTAGCTTTGAGGCACACTGCCATCACATACAGACCCACGGTGGTCAGAAGCCAAGCAGCGATGCAtttcaggaggaggagggattCGAGAAGAACAATCTGACATGCAGTGAATGTGGCAAAGTTTTCTCTCGTTTGTCTGCCTTGGTCTCTCATCAGTTGCATCATCCCAAAAGAAAACAGTTCCAGTGCCCAGATTGCACAATGTCTTATTTGCATGCAGCTAGCCTGTTTAACCATATGAAAACCTGCTCtgcacaaaaaaaggaaaatatttcAGTCAGTAAGAAAGAATACAATCCAAAGAAAACCCTACTGGGCCCGAAGATCTATCATTGTGAGCAGTGTGGAAAGGGTTTTTGGTCTTTAGGGGCTTTCTCACACCACAAGCAAAATCCGACAGAGTGTGCAGATTTGAGGCTGAGAAAAGGTGTGCCGGGATCCTCTGTTAACGGACACCAACGCTCTAGCATGAAGGTTGCATGTCCGGTGTGTGGCAGAAAATTTCGGCACAGAGGCATCATGACATTGCACATGCGAAAGCATGAAAATGGAAATCACAAATGCGAACTCTGCAACAGGTCATTCCGCCTTTTTTCCAGCCTCCTTAGACACCAGGTGGTGCATAATGACCAGTTGCTCCCACCACCCATCAAGTCTTTTCAGCATCAAgttgaacagctgaaaaagaacacCTACAGCTGTCCTGACTGCGGGAAGTTGTTTTCACGGGCCAAAGCACTGCAGTTTCATATGAAAAGCCATGGTTATGAGAGTGGGCATTCTCCATCATCATCGTGGTCCAGAGTCACACTGGAGGATCTACAGTGCACTACGTGCCTTGCACATTTCAACAGCAAGGTGTCTTTAAGGGCTCATCAGAAACTGTGCATTAAAAGAGACAATCAGGTTGTTGCAAATACAGAAAACGATGATGCTCTAAGATTGTGCGAAGGCAGCATGGATGCTAGCACACGTGAAAGCTCTGACCAGTCAAAGGTACATACACCACTAAAGAGTGAAATGGATGGCATGGAACCAGAGATGGAAAATGACACAGGTGAAGGAGAACTGGCAAACCCACCTGCATCCAATATGaaatacaaatgcaaaaaatgtGACAGAAGCTTTTCAGTGGTTGGGGCTTTAAATTTTCACAAAAGAATTCATGCTGAGGGCTACAGGTCTTTACCAAAATCCAAACTGGCCATTTctacaatattaaaaaaacctaaacaagAAGAGCAGGGTAAAGGACTGTTTCACTGCTCTGAGTGTGGGAGGCGGTTCATGTCTAACTCAGCCCTGGGCTCCCACAAACGATggcacaaagaaaagaaatcttcGCGGCCCCTGCTAAAAGATGATGATTTGAAATCTCTTAACCACAAAACTGTAGATGGAACTTTTCAGTGCAAAAACTGTGGCAAACAGTTTTTTAACCACCGCGTTCTGCAGCGCCACCAGATGTTTAATCCACCGTGTCAAAGCAAAGCTGTACCAGAGCCAGATTTGAGCAGCAGCGAACCAGGCAAGGCATTTGTGCAAGATTCACTTCTAGCCAAGAACAGTAAAACTTTAGAGACTGTAGCTCATCAGGGAAACGAGGCGTTTGACCAGGCTCCAGAACAAGTCAAAAGAAATTGCAGTGAGAGTGAAGCCATATTACTGGCACTGAAGCCAAAACCTCACCAGTGTCCCCTCTGCTCAATGACCTTTACTAAAGCAAGAGGACTGCGTGCTCACAAATGGCAGGCCCACGCAAAGAGCACAAAAGGCAAACGCAAAGCTGCTTTGAGTATAAAAAAAGAACCTGTTGCCTCAAGTAGTGAGATGAGGCAAACGGAAGATTCATCAGCAGTAGAAAACACCAGTGTGATGTTAAAAAGTAGCACCGTTGACAGAGAGGGGATGAAAATCACATTGGATTCTCCTGTGAAATTGTGTCAGGACTCCAGGGAGTGGGGCATTTCTGAAGGCGCCCCCAACTTTAAGAGAGTTTACCTGGATGTGAAGCAGGAGTCGAAACTGGATAATCAAACTCCTAAAGCTGCAGCTGAGGTTCCTCCACAAGTCAGCTGTGTATTGGAGAACACAGCCAAATGCTTCTTCAAGTGTGATAAGTGTGGGAAAGCTTTCCAAACAGAGGAACAATTAGAGGCCCATAAGGCAAAGGCACAGAGTCGGCCTTACTCCTGTGCTCTGTGCTGCCAAGGCTTTTGGACTGAGAATCAGCTACATCAGCATCTTGCTTGGCACGACGAAGTCCGCTGCCGTCTGCCGAATGAGGTACGCTATAGACTCAGTGCTGCTATGACCTCAAAGCCTCTAAAACCCAACTCCCCTGCTGCTGACAACAGAGGAAAGTTTTTCCCATCTTCTAAAGTGATTCGACCTACGCTCAACTCAGCGGGCCAGTCACAAAGTAGCCATAAGTGCCAACACTGTGGCAAAGCCTTTCTTTCACCGACTGcattacagaaacacaaaacgGAGCAGTGCAGCAGCAGTGACTCATACCATTGCTCCGTTTGCCCCAGGACCTTCCGTGAAATCCAAGACCTCATCGAGCATCACCAGGAATGTATCAGCGATTACAAAAGACAAAGCGACGctcctgctgctgtctctgcagGAGATTCCAATGGCCTTACCTGCCTTGAATGTGGAACTACTTTTTGTCAAGAAACGGATTTGCACCAGCATTATATTGAACACACCCACAGAGTGAATTAA
- the si:ch211-261d7.6 gene encoding zinc finger protein 658B isoform X3 produces the protein MMDKELSVECKDCGLKFAQQELYETHLHQHAVEDEETPMEEDRTAETVSERADDGESRNEDVKNTLRRGYTCVTCGKNYKYRVSFQKHQRLHRKRSSKGDKTNANMQEQPRKEDHVERSDGEGPGEDARTAEHDSSVESDCTEPVCHSKVSKLSDGSESEDVRSQTRGEVDENKELSVECKDCGLKFAQQELYETHLHQHAVEDEEAPMEEDRTETVSERADDGESRNEDVKNTLRRGYTCVTCGKNYKYWVSFQKHQRLHRKRSSKGDKTNANMQEQPRKEDNVERSDGEGPGEDARTAEHDSSVESDCTEPVCHSKVSKLSDGSESEDVRSQTRGEVDENEEHRVECKDCGLKFTEWENYETHLHQHALEEEEGEIEDRLVAEPVPEREDAGENGDESMIGNRAECDESDSAQTGTSDPIQSFGVSTASVKNAPRKDYVCSICGKIYAYLVSFKKHQQLHENESSASAKPPNESILRQYECPDCGMLFIRRTRLISHLRVHRACISLKSAPHRCDTCNKDFASVWLWLAHAELHKQNPFWCLSCAHGFRDEASLDKHLQNHYRRHGSIRTSAQPTGHFSNHGGAKQSFSNPGKVISHQKQHRTNSVNLGGLIKRSALLPCVEEEPEMNADLKEPPDEEESTQKTGLQSPCEKIEDRDRSDESDCGEPVFHFKILKQASLADLSDESKSGDVQSQRRNESDETKSQEINVHSDHKYWEWECFDCDMGFDDVAKLHSHYIKHATGELPILWDNTEG, from the exons ATGATGG ATAAAGAACTCAGTGTTGAATGTAAGGACTGTGGGCTGAAGTTTGCACAGCAGGAGCTCTACGAGACTCACCTCCACCAGCACGCCGTGGAAGACGAGGAAACTCCGATGGAAGAGGACAGGACAGCAGAAACAGTCTCTGAGAGAGCAGACGATGGAGAAAGCAGAAATGAAGATGTGAAAAATACACTTAGACGGGGTTACACCTGTGTGACCTGTGGAAAGAATTATAAATACCGGGTTTCATTCCAAAAACACCAGCGCCTCCACAGGAAGAGGTCCTCTAAAGGAGATAAAACGAATGCAAACATGCAAGAGCAGCCGAGAAAAGAAGACCATGTGGAGAGAAGTGACGGTGAAGGTCCAGGCGAGGATGCAAGGACTGCAGAGCATGACAGCTCTGTGGAGTCTGATTGTACGGAGCCTGTGTGTCACTCAAAGGTTTCCAAACTATCTGATGGGTCTGAATCAGAAGATGTACGATCGCAAACCAGAGGAGAGGTGGATGAGA ATAAAGAACTCAGTGTTGAATGTAAGGACTGTGGGCTGAAGTTTGCACAGCAGGAGCTCTACGAGACTCACCTCCACCAGCACGCCGTGGAAGACGAGGAAGCTCCGATGGAAGAGGACAGGACAGAAACAGTCTCTGAGAGAGCAGACGATGGAGAAAGCAGAAATGAAGATGTGAAAAATACACTTAGACGGGGTTACACCTGCGTGACCTGTGGAAAGAATTATAAATATTGGGTTTCATTCCAAAAACACCAGCGCCTCCACAGGAAGAGGTCCTCTAAAGGAGATAAAACGAATGCAAACATGCAAGAGCAGCCGAGAAAAGAAGACAATGTGGAGAGAAGTGACGGTGAAGGTCCAGGCGAGGATGCAAGGACTGCAGAGCATGACAGCTCTGTGGAGTCTGATTGTACGGAGCCTGTGTGTCACTCAAAGGTTTCCAAACTATCTGATGGGTCTGAATCAGAAGATGTACGATCGCAAACCAGAGGAGAGGTGGATGAGA aTGAGGAGCACAGAGTTGAATGTAAAGACTGTGGGCTGAAGTTCACAGAGTGGGAAAACTACGAGACTCACCTGCACCAGCACGCTctggaagaggaggaaggggaGATTGAAGACCGCTTGGTAGCAGAACCAGTGCCAGAGAGAGAAGATGCTGGAGAAAATGGAGATGAAAGCATGATTGGCAATAGAGCTGAGTGTGATGAGAGCGATTCAGCCCAAACAGGGACCTCAGACCCGATTCAAAGTTTTGGAGTTTCCACCGCCTCAGTGAAGAATGCACCTAGAAAAGATTATGTTTGCTCGATCTGTGGAAAGATTTACGCATACCTGGTTTCTTTCAAAAAACACCAACAGCTGCACGAAAACGAGTCCTCTGCATCAGCGAAACCTCCAAACGAGTCAATTTTGCGCCAGTACGAGTGTCCAGATTGTGGGATGCTGTTCATCAGACGAACACGGCTAATCTCCCACCTGAGAGTTCACAGAGCatgcatttcattaaaatcagcCCCTCACAGATGTGATACTTGTAACAAGGACTTTGCTTCTGTGTGGCTGTGGTTGGCTCACGCTGAGCTACATAAACAGAATCCATTTTGGTGTTTGAGCTGCGCGCACGGCTTTAGAGATGAGGCGTCACTAGACAAACACCTGCAAAATCACTATCGCAGGCACGGGAGCATCCGCACGTCTGCACAACCCACCGGTCACTTCAGCAACCATGGTGGAGCTAAGCAGAGCTTCTCCAATCCCGGAAAGGTAATTTCACATCAAAAACAGCATCGTACCAACTCTGTGAACCTGGGAGGTTTGATTAAAAGGAGTGCTCTTCTCCCTTGTGTTGAAGAAGAGCCAGAAATGAATGCAGACTTAAAAGAACCACCAGACGAGGAGGAAAGCACACAGAAAACAGGTCTACAAAGCCCATGTGAGAAGATTGAGGATCGTGACAGATCTGACGAGTCAGACTGTGGAGAACCGGTGTTTCACTTTAAGATTTTGAAACAAGCTAGCTTGGCTGATCTGTCTGACGAGTCCAAATCAGGAGACGTACAGTCACAAAGAAGAAACGAGTCGGACGAGACCAAGTCACAGGAAATAAACGTGCACAGCGACCATAAGTACTGGGAATGGGAGTGCTTTGACTGTGATATGGGCTTTGATGATGTGGCAAAGCTGCACTCACATTATATAAAACATGCAACTGGGGAGTTGCCTATACTGTGGGATAACACAGAGGGATGA
- the si:ch211-261d7.6 gene encoding zinc finger protein 658B isoform X2, with protein sequence MEGSASSTSVEDGAENKRHADEGTLEENAGPSTEETADNKELSVECKDCGLKFAQQELYETHLHQHAVEDEETPMEEDRTAETVSERADDGESRNEDVKNTLRRGYTCVTCGKNYKYRVSFQKHQRLHRKRSSKGDKTNANMQEQPRKEDHVERSDGEGPGEDARTAEHDSSVESDCTEPVCHSKVSKLSDGSESEDVRSQTRGEVDENKELSVECKDCGLKFAQQELYETHLHQHAVEDEEAPMEEDRTETVSERADDGESRNEDVKNTLRRGYTCVTCGKNYKYWVSFQKHQRLHRKRSSKGDKTNANMQEQPRKEDNVERSDGEGPGEDARTAEHDSSVESDCTEPVCHSKVSKLSDGSESEDVRSQTRGEVDENEEHRVECKDCGLKFTEWENYETHLHQHALEEEEGEIEDRLVAEPVPEREDAGENGDESMIGNRAECDESDSAQTGTSDPIQSFGVSTASVKNAPRKDYVCSICGKIYAYLVSFKKHQQLHENESSASAKPPNESILRQYECPDCGMLFIRRTRLISHLRVHRACISLKSAPHRCDTCNKDFASVWLWLAHAELHKQNPFWCLSCAHGFRDEASLDKHLQNHYRRHGSIRTSAQPTGHFSNHGGAKQSFSNPGKVISHQKQHRTNSVNLGGLIKRSALLPCVEEEPEMNADLKEPPDEEESTQKTGLQSPCEKIEDRDRSDESDCGEPVFHFKILKQASLADLSDESKSGDVQSQRRNESDETKSQEINVHSDHKYWEWECFDCDMGFDDVAKLHSHYIKHATGELPILWDNTEG encoded by the exons ATGGAGGGATCTGCTTCCTCGACCAGCGTAGAGGACGGAGCTGAAAACAAACGCCACGCTGACGAAGGGACACTTGAAGAGAACGCCGGTCCATCGACTGAAGAAACCGCTGACA ATAAAGAACTCAGTGTTGAATGTAAGGACTGTGGGCTGAAGTTTGCACAGCAGGAGCTCTACGAGACTCACCTCCACCAGCACGCCGTGGAAGACGAGGAAACTCCGATGGAAGAGGACAGGACAGCAGAAACAGTCTCTGAGAGAGCAGACGATGGAGAAAGCAGAAATGAAGATGTGAAAAATACACTTAGACGGGGTTACACCTGTGTGACCTGTGGAAAGAATTATAAATACCGGGTTTCATTCCAAAAACACCAGCGCCTCCACAGGAAGAGGTCCTCTAAAGGAGATAAAACGAATGCAAACATGCAAGAGCAGCCGAGAAAAGAAGACCATGTGGAGAGAAGTGACGGTGAAGGTCCAGGCGAGGATGCAAGGACTGCAGAGCATGACAGCTCTGTGGAGTCTGATTGTACGGAGCCTGTGTGTCACTCAAAGGTTTCCAAACTATCTGATGGGTCTGAATCAGAAGATGTACGATCGCAAACCAGAGGAGAGGTGGATGAGA ATAAAGAACTCAGTGTTGAATGTAAGGACTGTGGGCTGAAGTTTGCACAGCAGGAGCTCTACGAGACTCACCTCCACCAGCACGCCGTGGAAGACGAGGAAGCTCCGATGGAAGAGGACAGGACAGAAACAGTCTCTGAGAGAGCAGACGATGGAGAAAGCAGAAATGAAGATGTGAAAAATACACTTAGACGGGGTTACACCTGCGTGACCTGTGGAAAGAATTATAAATATTGGGTTTCATTCCAAAAACACCAGCGCCTCCACAGGAAGAGGTCCTCTAAAGGAGATAAAACGAATGCAAACATGCAAGAGCAGCCGAGAAAAGAAGACAATGTGGAGAGAAGTGACGGTGAAGGTCCAGGCGAGGATGCAAGGACTGCAGAGCATGACAGCTCTGTGGAGTCTGATTGTACGGAGCCTGTGTGTCACTCAAAGGTTTCCAAACTATCTGATGGGTCTGAATCAGAAGATGTACGATCGCAAACCAGAGGAGAGGTGGATGAGA aTGAGGAGCACAGAGTTGAATGTAAAGACTGTGGGCTGAAGTTCACAGAGTGGGAAAACTACGAGACTCACCTGCACCAGCACGCTctggaagaggaggaaggggaGATTGAAGACCGCTTGGTAGCAGAACCAGTGCCAGAGAGAGAAGATGCTGGAGAAAATGGAGATGAAAGCATGATTGGCAATAGAGCTGAGTGTGATGAGAGCGATTCAGCCCAAACAGGGACCTCAGACCCGATTCAAAGTTTTGGAGTTTCCACCGCCTCAGTGAAGAATGCACCTAGAAAAGATTATGTTTGCTCGATCTGTGGAAAGATTTACGCATACCTGGTTTCTTTCAAAAAACACCAACAGCTGCACGAAAACGAGTCCTCTGCATCAGCGAAACCTCCAAACGAGTCAATTTTGCGCCAGTACGAGTGTCCAGATTGTGGGATGCTGTTCATCAGACGAACACGGCTAATCTCCCACCTGAGAGTTCACAGAGCatgcatttcattaaaatcagcCCCTCACAGATGTGATACTTGTAACAAGGACTTTGCTTCTGTGTGGCTGTGGTTGGCTCACGCTGAGCTACATAAACAGAATCCATTTTGGTGTTTGAGCTGCGCGCACGGCTTTAGAGATGAGGCGTCACTAGACAAACACCTGCAAAATCACTATCGCAGGCACGGGAGCATCCGCACGTCTGCACAACCCACCGGTCACTTCAGCAACCATGGTGGAGCTAAGCAGAGCTTCTCCAATCCCGGAAAGGTAATTTCACATCAAAAACAGCATCGTACCAACTCTGTGAACCTGGGAGGTTTGATTAAAAGGAGTGCTCTTCTCCCTTGTGTTGAAGAAGAGCCAGAAATGAATGCAGACTTAAAAGAACCACCAGACGAGGAGGAAAGCACACAGAAAACAGGTCTACAAAGCCCATGTGAGAAGATTGAGGATCGTGACAGATCTGACGAGTCAGACTGTGGAGAACCGGTGTTTCACTTTAAGATTTTGAAACAAGCTAGCTTGGCTGATCTGTCTGACGAGTCCAAATCAGGAGACGTACAGTCACAAAGAAGAAACGAGTCGGACGAGACCAAGTCACAGGAAATAAACGTGCACAGCGACCATAAGTACTGGGAATGGGAGTGCTTTGACTGTGATATGGGCTTTGATGATGTGGCAAAGCTGCACTCACATTATATAAAACATGCAACTGGGGAGTTGCCTATACTGTGGGATAACACAGAGGGATGA